The following nucleotide sequence is from Bacteroidota bacterium.
AGTGGACGTAGACAAGAAAAAGGGAAAGTTATTATACAAACATCTGCCAAAGAACATCCTGTTTTGGGCTTGGTATTGAACAATGATTATATAGGTTTATATCATAGTGAAATTGCACAAAGAGAGAAGCATATATTTCCACCATTTTGCAGAATGATTAAATTAACTTTAAGACATAAGAATTATACAACAGCTGAACTTGCTGCCTATGCACTGGGATTATTATTAAAACAAAAATTAGGAAGTAGAGTGATGGGGCCTGAGAAACCTTATCAATCTAAGTTAAAAGATCATTATATATGGCATTTACTTATTAAAGTGGAGATAGGGAGCAATATATCTATGAACAAAGTGAAAACGTATATAAATGAATGCCGCGAAGTGGTATCGGCGAAGTTTAAGAGCACTTATATAATTCCGGACGTAGACCCTTATTGATAGTTACGAATTACGATTGAAAAAATTACGAATTGTTGCTTACGCCTGCAATCGCAACAATGCCCATGGTTGTGTGGTTTCACCAACCATTTGGAATAGGCAATGGCTGTGTTTATGCACCGATGGCTATGATTCAGCAATAACCAAACTCTTATAATATAGTACGGAATAACCAAAAGAGTGAACCTGACAATAGCATACAAACAGGGAGGGTGAGAACCCAAGCAATTAATATATTTTTTACAGTTTTTGCTTGCAGATTTTTTACGCCTTTGGTGGCCACCATACTACCTGCTATACCTGATGATAATACGTGGGTAGTACTTACAGGAAGTTTAAAATAGCTTGCCAGACCTATGGTGACAGATGCCACAATCTCGGCACTTGCACCTTGTGAATAGGTGAGATGCTGTTTGCCAATTTTTTCTCCGATTGTTACCACAATTCGTTTCCAACCAATCATAGTGCCGAGACCTAAAGAAAGAGCGATAAGAATAATAACCCATTCAGGTGCAAAATCCGTGTATTTTTTAAGTTCGCCAATACCGCTTTTTTTCAACTCTGCTTGGTTTTCTTCACTCAAATTAACATGGCCCCCTTTTACAAGAGTTTCGAAGCTTTTGGATAAGACCAAGATATGTTTGCGATAACCAAATTTTACTGAATCAGCTTTTTGTGCCTCAACAGGGAGGTCAACCAAAACTTCCAATTTTTTAATGCTCGAATGCATTTTATTATATTCTACGGTATCTTTTTCTCTTAATTGGCTTTTATCTATCATGGCAAATTTATCTTCTACTTTTACCAAAGCAGGTTTCATGTTATCCATTGTTAAGTTGTTATTGATGGCAAAATAACCAGGAACGATAGCTATCAGTATCAGCATCATTAAACCAATTCCTTTTTGACCATCATTCTGACCATGAAAAAAACTAACCAAGGTACAGGTTACTACCAATATTGCTCTAACCCATATAGGTGGTTTCTCGTTCGGGCCTGTTTCTTTAAATATAATATTCTTTTTGGTAAGCAGTCTGCGAAGGACGAACATTAGGAATATAGCTAAACTAAAGCCCACCAATGGAGAAACCAATAATGAAGTTCCTATTTTGCCCGCCTCTTTCCAATTCACTGCTTCCGCATCGTACATCATAGAGTAGCCTAAGCCGACACCTAAAATAGAGCCAATTAAGGTGTGAGAACTGGAGCAAGGAATAGCCAAATACCAAGTGAAGAAGTTCCAAGAAATAGCGGTAATTAGCAATGCCATTATCATTCCAATATTGTGATATATATTGGGGTCAATCAAAGTTTCTAAGGGTAGCAGTGCTACGATACTAAGGGTAACGCCTATACCGCCAAAGAACACTCCGGCTGCATTCCACAATCCCGACCAAATGACCGCTTGGGTTGGTTTTAACGATTTGGTATAAATTACAGTGGCTACCGCGTTGGCAGTATCGTGAAAGCCATTAATAAATTCGAATATGCAGGCACATAATAGGCAAAGTATTAATAAAATGAGAAGTCCAGTACTTAAAGAAAACATATTTGTGGTGATTAATTTCACTGCAAATAAATTAACTTAATATTTCCTAATTGTTAAGGAGCCTTGTTTTTTACAAAATGATTTGTGATGAGTGTCAAGAATGCCAAAAAGTGCTACATTTGCATGGTGGCAAATAAAAACGTAAAATTTTATTAACCTGTATATCAGATATGTATCCATATATTATTATAATACCTATTGACTTTGTTAGAATTGCTTTTCTACCTTTGAATTAATAAGGAATAAAAAGTGGCATTTTTTATATAAAATCTAAAACCAAAAACTAACCCAATAATAATATGAAAACTGTAAAAAATATGGGACTTTCGAGTTCGCATGATTTTGATGACGATGATGGAGATCATAAACATTCAAAGAAAATTCACGTAGACCCTGATGATGATTTTGATAGCAATGAAGATTTGCCAGATGATGGTGGTAAGGATTTGCCGCCGATTATTGATGGTGAATTTGAGGAGCTAGACGATGATGAAGTAGATAAAGAATTCGACAGCAAAAAGCATTATGAAGATTTTGTTGAAGAAGACGATGATGAGTAAGCCTTGTTGTTGCTAAATTTGTAGCCTTTGTACGAAGGCCATACTCATATAATTTCAGAAACGAACGAAAGCAATTTTGACGAATCAGCTTTAGAAGTTTTCAAATTTCAGTACCAACGAAATAATGTATACCATACTTTTTGTGATCTTTTAGGTAAAACTCCTCAGAATATTTCTGCGGTAGAAGAAATTCCTTTTTTACCTATCTCCTCTTTTAAGAATCATGATATAATAGTTTCAGAGATGGAACCGGAAGCTATATTTAGCAGTAGTTCTACTACAGGCACAGGGCAGAGTTTGCACCCTGTGGCTTCATTGCAATTATACGAAGATAGTTTTGTAAAAGGTTTTGAACGCTCCTATGGCCCTATAAGTAATTACTGCATTTTGGCCTTATTGCCCAGTTATTTGGACCGACAAGGTTCATCACTCGTTTATATGGCAAGTAAACTTATAGAAAAATCGAATAATAATGAAAGCGGTTTTTATATTGATGATTTTCAAAAATTGTCAGAGACTATTGAAAAATGTGAAGCAAATAAGCAACCTACCATATTATTAGGGGTCACCTTTGCTTTGATGGATTTTGCAGAACGCTTTCCAAAAAAATTAGCACATACCCTTATTATGGAAACTGGAGGCATGAAGGGTCGCCAAATAGAGATGCAGAAGG
It contains:
- a CDS encoding inorganic phosphate transporter; the encoded protein is MFSLSTGLLILLILCLLCACIFEFINGFHDTANAVATVIYTKSLKPTQAVIWSGLWNAAGVFFGGIGVTLSIVALLPLETLIDPNIYHNIGMIMALLITAISWNFFTWYLAIPCSSSHTLIGSILGVGLGYSMMYDAEAVNWKEAGKIGTSLLVSPLVGFSLAIFLMFVLRRLLTKKNIIFKETGPNEKPPIWVRAILVVTCTLVSFFHGQNDGQKGIGLMMLILIAIVPGYFAINNNLTMDNMKPALVKVEDKFAMIDKSQLREKDTVEYNKMHSSIKKLEVLVDLPVEAQKADSVKFGYRKHILVLSKSFETLVKGGHVNLSEENQAELKKSGIGELKKYTDFAPEWVIILIALSLGLGTMIGWKRIVVTIGEKIGKQHLTYSQGASAEIVASVTIGLASYFKLPVSTTHVLSSGIAGSMVATKGVKNLQAKTVKNILIAWVLTLPVCMLLSGSLFWLFRTIL
- a CDS encoding acyl transferase yields the protein MYEGHTHIISETNESNFDESALEVFKFQYQRNNVYHTFCDLLGKTPQNISAVEEIPFLPISSFKNHDIIVSEMEPEAIFSSSSTTGTGQSLHPVASLQLYEDSFVKGFERSYGPISNYCILALLPSYLDRQGSSLVYMASKLIEKSNNNESGFYIDDFQKLSETIEKCEANKQPTILLGVTFALMDFAERFPKKLAHTLIMETGGMKGRQIEMQKAELHQYLGKQFGVDNIHSEYGMTEMLSQAYSKGDGIFTTPPWMKILIRSVDDPIQILSNEKWGGINVIDLANIYSCSFLATDDIGKIHLDGTFETAGRLDNSDVRGCSLLYI